The genomic stretch ATTGCTCGCCACCACCAGCCGGGGTTCGTCGATGGGCTCGGGCAATACGTGGGTTGAGAAACCATCGCCCAGGCGGGCGAAGCGGTTGTCGAAGGTCAGGTCGTCGAGGGCTTTCACCGGCCATCTCCAGCAGAATGTCCGAGCATTCTGCTGGGGATAGTGCGGTTAGTCGAGTTTGGCCGGCGGCGTGGGTTGCGGCGAGCCGTCGTTGGCCGGCTTGCTCAGGGGTTCGATTTCCACCAGTTTGTATTCCTGGCCATGCAGGTTCTTCAGGTAAACCTCCATCTGCCGGAACGAAATGTTGATGCTCTGCTTCTTGAACTCACGGTTGATGAAGCGGTTGACCTCATCGAGCACCGGGTTGCGGTCGCCCAGGTCGCGCACATGCATGCGCAATTCGTGGTCGAGGGTGCTTTCGCCGAAGTTGAGGAAGTACACGTGGGGTTCCGGGTCTTTCAGTACCCGAGGGTTATCCCTGGCGGCCTTGAGCAGCAATTCCTTCACCAGGTCCAGGTCGGAGCCGTAGTCCACGCCGAGCTTGAGGGTGACCCGGGTGATGGTGTCGGTCAGCGACCAGTTGATCAACTGCCCGGTGATGAAGGTTTTGTTCGGGACAATGATGTCCTTGCGGTCGAAGTCAGTAATGGTGGTGGCACGGATGCGGATCTTGCTCACCGTGCCGGACAGGTTGCCGATGGTAATGGTGTCGCCGATCCGCACCGGGCGCTCGAACAGGATCATGATGCCGGAGATGAAGTTGGCGAAGATCTCCTGCATGCCGAAACCCAGGCCCACCGACAGCGCGGCCACCAGCCACTGCAACTTGTCCCAGCTCACCCCGAGGGTCGACAGGGTCGTTACAAAACCCACACCGGCGATCACATACGACAGCAGCGTGGTAGTGGCGTAGGCGCTGCCCTGGGCCAGGTCCAGTTTCGACAGCACCAGCACTTCCAGCAGGCCTGGCAGGTTGCGCGCCAGGGCAAAGGTGATACCGATGATGATCAGTGCGCCCAGCATGTCGCCGATACTGATGGGCACCATGCTGATGTTGGCGCCGGTGCCGCTGGTGTATTCGTAGAGGGTGATGTTGTCCAGGTAGGAAAATACCGAGATCAAGTCCGACCAGACCCAGTACAGCGCCGCGATAAAGCCGCCGAGCAAGGCCAGGCGAATCAGGCGCATGGATTGTTCGTTGACCTGCTCGATATCCAGGGTCGGTTCTTCGATCACCACTTCGCCGTCACCGGCTTCCTTGGCCGCCTGGCGCTTGGCCAGCGCCCGGGAATAGGCCAGGCGCCGTGCGGCAACGCCCAGGCCACGGACGAAGGTGGCTTCGATCACCAGCCAGAACATCAGCAGGTACAGGGTGTTGATCAGGCGGTCGCTGAGTTTGAGCGCGGTGTAGTAATAGCCAAAACACACCGCGATAAACAGCGCGATGGGCAGCGCGGTAAACGCCACGCCGACGACTTTGCGAAACAGCGAGGCTTTTTCATGGGTCGGGCTGTTGAGCAGCAGGCGGCTGAGCAGCCAAGCCATCAGCCCATAGCAGGTGAGGACCACGGCGATACCCAGCACATCATCGGCCAGGGCTGCCGGTTGATGCTCGGCGATGGACACCACGGCCACCAGCGCCAGCACCACCAGCCCCAGTTTGCGGACCCAGCCCTGGAGGAATTCGACCTGGGGTTTTTCCCAGCGGAAATGCAATTCGGCCACGCCGCCCGGCGCCAGGATGCGATAGGCGGTGTAGAACACCAGCCACGCCTGTGCGATCTGCACCAGGGCCATGCCCAGGTTGGCGTTCTGCCCGCGTGCGTCGATTTGCAGGGCGTAGCCGCACAGCGCCAGGCCGAGGGTCACGGGCAAGGCCAGCAGGATATTCACCAGGATCGCGACCGGGGTATGCCACTGGCTGTCACGTTTGAAGTGACCGATATCCAGATGGATTTTTTTCAGGCGCTCGTAGAGGCTGTTGCGCCGCCACAGCAGCGCGCCGATCAAGAGCAGCAGGGGCAGGAACAGCAGCGGGCGCTGGGCCAGGCCGTCGTACAGTTCGCTGAGGCTGGAGGCCCAGGGCAGGGTATCGACCTGTTTGCCCAGGCGGGTGGGCACGCTTTCCAGCCATTCGACATCCAGCGGTTTGTTGCTGGGGATCCAGAACATTTGCTCGTCGAGCGTCGCGCGCAGGCTGGCGGCGGTGCTGAGCAGTTGCTTCTGGTTCAGTTGCAGGGTGATGGACTCATTGAGCAGCGCGCTCAACTCCCGGCTCAGGCGTTCGAGCAGGTCGCTGCGGGTCACCGCCAGTTCCAGCAGGGTACGGCGCAGCTGTGGCGTGACCTGGTCTTCAGGCTGGTTCGCCAGCAGGTTGTCGACGTAGGTGCTCGGTGAACTGATCAGTTCGCGTTGCTGGTTGACCTCGAACTGGTACAGGCGAATGTTGGCAATATCGTCCGCCAGGTCGCGGTCGACCTTCAGGCGCGGCAAGGCCTGTTTCTGCTTGTAGAGGATCTTCGACAGCAACAGGCTGCCCTTGAGCACGTTGATCTGCTCGTCCAGGGCCGAGTCGCTCTGGGTCACGTTGTCCAGCAGTTGTTTGGTTTGCAGGTTCTGCTGGGTCAGTTCATTGAGGCGGTCAGTGCTTTTGAGCAGGTAGTCGGAGAGTTTCAGGTTGGCCGCGCTTTCCGTGGCCAGCAGGCTGCTGCCGCCGGCCTTTTGGGCTTCGATGGACTGCTGGGTCACGGTTTCCTGGGACTGGGCCAGGCGTTTCTGGTTGATCAGGGTTTGCAGGTCCTGGATTTCCTGCTCCAGGCGCGCGGTTTTTTCCACCGCCAGGTCATGCTGGCTGTTGCCCAGGTCTTGCAACTGGCTGTTGCCCGCCAGTTCCTGGCGGCGCAACGGGATCAAGGCATTGAGCGCTGCCAGTTCGGCATTCAGCAGGTTGCGCTGGTCGCCATTGAGCGGTTTGCCATTGTCCTTGCCGGCCTTGAGGATGCCGTTGATCTGCTGGATGCGCGTCTGGCTGTTGCTGATTTCGGTCTGGGCGCGCTCGGGGCGGGTCTGGGCGGCAATGCTCAGGCTGTTGGCGTCGGCCAGTTCCTTTTGCAGGTCACCTTGCTGGGTGGTGCGTTGCACCAGCAGTTGTTCGAGCTGCGGCACCGGCAGGCTGGCGTAGCGTTGGGCGACCGGGACGACCTTGCTGGCCTTGAGCCGGGCCAGTTCACGGGCGTTTTCCGTGGTCTGGCGTGGCGCATCCTGCAATTGGCGCTTGAGATCGCTCAGGCGCTGCTCGTAATCCTGTTTGTTACCCAGCAATGTCAGGGTCTGCTGCAATACGTTTTGCAGCGCCTTCATGTCGGCGTCGGGCAGTTTGCGGTCCGGCAGCTTGTCCAGGGTCTGTTGCACGCTCTCGACGCTGGGTGGGTCGGCGGCGAACACTGGGCTGACGCAGAGACTCAGGCCCAGCAGGGCGGTGGCTAAAAAGGTGCGCAGGATTGTCATAGAGACCGGTCGAACAAGGTGAAGAATAGGGGGCGCGCTGATGGCCAATGGCACGCCGTCGCCCCGCAGTTTAGAGGAAGAGTCCGGGGGCCGGGCGACTTCCTTCGGGGAAT from Pseudomonas fluorescens encodes the following:
- the mscK gene encoding mechanosensitive channel MscK, with product MTILRTFLATALLGLSLCVSPVFAADPPSVESVQQTLDKLPDRKLPDADMKALQNVLQQTLTLLGNKQDYEQRLSDLKRQLQDAPRQTTENARELARLKASKVVPVAQRYASLPVPQLEQLLVQRTTQQGDLQKELADANSLSIAAQTRPERAQTEISNSQTRIQQINGILKAGKDNGKPLNGDQRNLLNAELAALNALIPLRRQELAGNSQLQDLGNSQHDLAVEKTARLEQEIQDLQTLINQKRLAQSQETVTQQSIEAQKAGGSSLLATESAANLKLSDYLLKSTDRLNELTQQNLQTKQLLDNVTQSDSALDEQINVLKGSLLLSKILYKQKQALPRLKVDRDLADDIANIRLYQFEVNQQRELISSPSTYVDNLLANQPEDQVTPQLRRTLLELAVTRSDLLERLSRELSALLNESITLQLNQKQLLSTAASLRATLDEQMFWIPSNKPLDVEWLESVPTRLGKQVDTLPWASSLSELYDGLAQRPLLFLPLLLLIGALLWRRNSLYERLKKIHLDIGHFKRDSQWHTPVAILVNILLALPVTLGLALCGYALQIDARGQNANLGMALVQIAQAWLVFYTAYRILAPGGVAELHFRWEKPQVEFLQGWVRKLGLVVLALVAVVSIAEHQPAALADDVLGIAVVLTCYGLMAWLLSRLLLNSPTHEKASLFRKVVGVAFTALPIALFIAVCFGYYYTALKLSDRLINTLYLLMFWLVIEATFVRGLGVAARRLAYSRALAKRQAAKEAGDGEVVIEEPTLDIEQVNEQSMRLIRLALLGGFIAALYWVWSDLISVFSYLDNITLYEYTSGTGANISMVPISIGDMLGALIIIGITFALARNLPGLLEVLVLSKLDLAQGSAYATTTLLSYVIAGVGFVTTLSTLGVSWDKLQWLVAALSVGLGFGMQEIFANFISGIMILFERPVRIGDTITIGNLSGTVSKIRIRATTITDFDRKDIIVPNKTFITGQLINWSLTDTITRVTLKLGVDYGSDLDLVKELLLKAARDNPRVLKDPEPHVYFLNFGESTLDHELRMHVRDLGDRNPVLDEVNRFINREFKKQSINISFRQMEVYLKNLHGQEYKLVEIEPLSKPANDGSPQPTPPAKLD